The region ACGAGAACAAATGACTATGGTGGGTGGAGAAACAAGTATCAAGTATTTCAAAGCTACTTCTCATTCAGAAGATTCCTTTTCAAAGAAGCTGTTAAATCGCAAATCTAATATTATTTTATTGGATGAGTTTGCTCTAGCTCCACATTTTTTCCATACTTCTTTTTTTCAAATGTTTGATGAGGGAGTATATATGGATCAAAATTTTAATGTTGACGTTAGTAATTCCATAATCATTTGCACATCAAATTTATTATCTATCAAGGAAATGGAAGGAAATATTGATGAAGCTCTATTGAGCAGATTTGATGGATTTATACATTTTACGGATTTTACTAAAGATGAAAAAAAAGTTATTATCAAAAAAATTTTTGACGAATTGGTTGCTGAAGGTGTCATGGACCCAAAATATAGAAAAGTAATTAATGAAGAGGCGATACTTTTACGTGTTAATCACAAGCTAGAAAAACTTCCAAATATGAGAGCTATTAGAAAGTATGTAGAAGATTGTGTCTCTGATAGCTTGCTTGAATATGTTCTAAAATAAGATAATCCAAAAGCATCATAGTGTAATTACTATGGTGCTTTTTTGTGAGGTGAAAAAATTGAAAAAACTAAAAAGCTATACCAGTATTTGGTCTGTCGAAAAAGTTATTTACGCCATCAACGATTTTAAACTCCCCTTCCCTATCACGTTTTCTCAAATGGCATGGTTTGTCTGTAGTTTATTTACTGTCATGCTATTAGGAGATTTACCGCCCCTTTCATTCATTGATGGGGCTTTATTAAAGTATGTTGGTATTCCTGTAAGTTTAACATGGTTTATGAGCCAAAAAACCTTTGATGGGAAGAAACCCTATCGCTTTATTCAAACAACGATCACTTATTTCGTTCGCCCAAAAGTCACCTATGCTGGAAAAACAGTCAAGTTTCAAAAAGAATGGATGAATCAAGACACAACAATTGTAAGGAGTGAGCTGATTGAACTACCCGATTAAATATATTGAAAATAACTTGGTTTTTAATCATGAGGGAGAATGCTTTGCCTACTACGAGCTGCTTCCCTACAACTATTCTTTTTTGACTCCTGAACAAAAAGTACAAGTCCACACAAATTTCCGTCAATTGATCGCTCAAAATCGTGAAGGAAAAATTCATGCCCTACAAATCAGTACTGAACGATCCATTCAAGCGATTCAAGAAAAAAGCAAACAAGCTGTAACAGGACGATTGAAAGACGTTGCCTTTCAACGAATTGATGAACAAACAGAAGCGTTAGTTTCCATGATTGGTGACAATCAACTGGACTATCGTTTTTTTATTGGGTTTAAACTACTGGTCAATGAACAAGAAGTGAATTTAAAAAACTTACGCAAATCGGCCAAAAATACCTTAACGGCTTTCTTCCGTGAAGTGAATCATAAATTGATGAATGATTTTGTTGTGATGCCGCAAGATGAAATCCGTCGGTTTACCAAAATGGCTGATTTGCTTCAATCAAAAATCGAACGCCGCTTTCAGATTCGTCCATTAGATAAGAATGATTTTGGGTATTTAATTGAACATGTCTATGGCAAAACGAGTACGGCTTTTGAAGATTATGCGTACCCTCTCCCATTAAAGAAACAAAAAGAAACGACACTAGTAAAACGTTATGATTTAATCAAACCGACTCGTTCACTGATCGAAGAAAATCAACGATACCTTAAAATCCAAAATGAAGAAGATACCCTTTATGTGGCTTACTTTACTATTGATTCGATTGTCGGGGAGTTGGATTTCCCTTCTAATGAAATCTTTTATTACCAGCAACAACAATTCGATTTCCCAATCGATACATCAATGAATATTGAAATTGTCGCAAACAAAAAAGCCCTCTCTACGATTCGAAATAAGAAAAAAGAATTAAAAGATTTAGATGATCATGCTTGGGAAAATAACAACGAGACCGGAAACAATGTCTTAGAAGCTCTAGAAGATGTAACCGAGTTAGAAACGACTCTCGACCAAAATAAGGAAGCGATGTACAAATTGAGCTATGTGATTCGAATCTCAGCTGATTCTTATGATGAACTCAAACGGCGGTGCAATGAAGTCAAAGATTTTTATGATGATTGGAGCATCAAATTAGTTCGTCCTTTTGGGGATATGATGGGACTCCATAAAGAATTTCTTCCGGCAAGCAAACGCTATATGAATGACTACATTCAGTATGTGACATCTGATTTTATTGCTGGACTCGGTTTCGGTGCTTCCCAACTATTAGGAGAAACAGATGGCATCTATATCGGCTACAACTTGGAAACTGGTCAAAATGTCTATCTCAAACCTAGTCTTGCCAGTCAAGGTGTCAAAGGGTCGGTTACCAATGCTTTAGCTTCGGCTTTTCTAGGTTCTTTAGGTGGCGGGAAATCCTTTTCGAACAATTTGCTGGTTTATTATGCCGTATTATTTGGCGCACAGGCGGTAATTGTTGATCCAAAGGCAGAACGCGGGCTTTGGAAAGAAACCTTGCCAGAGATCGCGCATGAGATTAATATCGTTAATCTAACCAGTGAGGAAAAGAACCAAGGGTTGCTTGATCCTTATGTCTTAATGAAAAGAAAAAAAGATGCAGAAAGTTTAGCGATCGATATTCTCACTTTTCTAACAGGTATTTCGAGTCGTGATGGGGAAAAGTTTCCACTTTTACGAAAGGCCATTCGTTCCGTTACGCAAAAAGAAATACGAGGTTTGTGGTTAGTGATTGATGTCTTACGAGAAGATGAGAATCCGCTTGCTTCTTCTATTGCGGATCACATTGAAAGTTTTACGGACTATGACTTCGCTCATTTGCTTTTTAGTGATGGCTCAACGGAGAATTCGATTAGTTTGGATAAGCAGTTAAACATTCTTCAAGTCGCCGATTTAGTCCTTCCTAATTCTCAAACCAATTTCTCGGATTATACCACTATTGAATTGCTGAGCGTGGCTATGTTGATCGTGATTTCTACCTTTGCGCTTGATTTCATTCATACTGACCGTCAAACATTCAAAATTGTGGACTTGGATGAAGCCTGGTCTTTCTTACAAGTGGCACAAGGAAAATCTCTATCCAATCGCTTAGTACGTGCTGGGCGCTCCATGAATGCGGGGGTCTACTTTGTTACCCAGAATGCGGACGATTTGATCGATGAAAAATTGAAAAACAATATCGGACTGAAATTTGCTTTTCGTTCTACCGATATTCAGGAGATCAAGAAAACGTTAGAATTCTTTGGAGTCGATAAAGAAGATGAAGACAATCAAAAGCGTTTGCGTGAGTTGGAAAATGGACAATGTTTGATGCAAGATCTATATGGTCGCGTGGGCAGGATTCAAGTGCATCCCGTCTTTGAAGACCTCTTTCATGCCTTTGATACTCGGCCGCCTTTACACCAAACGAAATGAGGTGAGCAAATGAAAACAAAAACGAAAAAAGTACTGCTGATCATGCTACTGATGGGATTGACTGTTTTTTTATTGCTTGTTCTCACTGCAACTCTCGTTCAAGCCGCTGGATTAGTGGATGATACCATAGACACTCAAAACCTCTACTCACACTACCCACTTTCTCATTATCAATTAGATTTCTATGTCGATTCAAGTTGGGATTGGCTGCCATGGAATTGGACAGATGGCATCGGTAATCAAGTGCAATATGGCTTATATGCGATTTCCAATTTCATTTGGACGATTAGCTTGTATTTGTCCAATGCAACCGGTTATTTAATCCAGCAAGCTTATACACTTGATTTCATTTCAGATACCGCTAATCAAATTGGCGAGAACATGCAGATTTTAGCGGGTGTATCTTCCAGTGGCTTTTCTCAATCCGGCTTTTATGTGGGCTTCTTATTACTGTTTATTCTGATTATAGGTGTTTATGTTGGGTATGTCGGACTGATCAAACGAGAAACGTCAAAAGCCATTCAAGCCGTCACAAATTTTGTGGTGGTTTTTTTATTGTCCGCAGGGTTTATCGCTTATGCCCCTTCCTATATTCAAAAGCTTAATGACTTTTCAGCCGATATCAGTCAAGCCAGTTTAGATTTAGGTTCAAAGATTATTCTTCCTCACTCAGATAGTCAAGGAAAAGACAGTGTGGACTTGATTCGGAACACCTTGTTTTCGGTCCAAGTTGAACAGCCTTGGCTCTTATTGCAGTTTGATCAGTCCAGTAAAGAAGAGATTGGAGAATCACGTGTAGAAGCACTGGTGTCGATTGATCCCAATACAAATAAAGGAAAAGATCGAGAAGAAGCCGTTAAGGAAGAGATTGAAGAACATGACAATCAGAATTTAACATTAACCAAAACGACTACACGATTAGGAACCGTCTTCTTCCTCTTTTTATTCAATATCGGTATTTCGATTTTTATCTTCTTACTGACTGGGATCATGATTTTTTCTCAAGTCTTGTTTATCTTGTACGCCATGTTCTTACCGGTCAGTTTTCTATTGTCCATGTTGCCGACCTTTACGAGTATGGGAAAATCGGCTTTGATGAAACTCTTCAATACTATCATGTTACGAGCAGGGATTACGTTGATCATTACAGCAGCCTTCAGTTTATCCACGATGCTCTATAGCTTGACAGCCGGGTATCCTTTCTTCTTGATCGCGTTCTTGCAAATTGTTACGTTCGCAGGCATTTATCTCAAATTAGGCGATATCATGAGTTTCTTCAACCTGCAAACAAGTGATTCACAACAAGTCAGCCGCAGTGTCTTTCGTCGTCCACGTCAAATGGCACATCATGGTGCTAGACGGTTGCAGCGCACAGTGAGTCAGACTTTGATTGGCGGAACTGCCGGCTGGGTGGCTGGCAGCACACGCAAACGGCAGAAACAACGTGCTTTGACAGATACTCCAGCTGATCAAACACCAGCAAAAAAGGCGGTTGCTTCCCCTACTCAATCTCAACCTGTCTCACGCAGTTACCGAACTGGACAATCGATTGGAAAAGTAATGGATACAAAAAATCGTGTCCGTCAAACGATGGCAAACAATAAGCAGCAAGTCCAAGAATTGCCAAAGCCTCTTCAAACGAAGAGGCTTCAATCTGTCTCTGATTTAAAACAAGGCATTACGGATGAACAGACACAAACGTCAGCTAAAAAGAAAAAGAGCCTTCCTGTTTCATCTAGTCAAGTAAAGAAAGGGGTAAGAGTAGACAAAAAAGAAGCAACTTCTCCAACGAAAGCACATCAAAGACCGACGACTATCGGTAAAAAAGAAAAACTTCAAAAAGAGAAACCAAGAGATTTGAAGCAAACAAGAGAAGCCGTGACGGCACAAAAACGGCAGCAAGGATCTCATTCAGAACTGTCTGTTATTAAAAGTCATTCTACTGTTCCTAAGCAATGGGTACCCTCGAAGAAAAATATACCTGTTGAGTCACAACGAAAAGAAACAAAGCCCACTCGGTCTTACAAAGTCAAAAAAGAGTTCCGACTCTCTAAAGGGCAACCCTTTAGAAAACGTTCCACTGTTCGCTTGAAACGCCTGCCTCGAAAGAAAGGGGAAATCAAATGAAATGGAAACGAAACTTGATTATTGGTAGCGTGGCTTTTCTTTCTTTTTTTAGTTTATTGCTGTTTGTGGCGATTTTTATGTCAGACGATTCTTCCTCCTCTTCTTCCGCGGGGATGGATTTGGAGGGAAATTCGTTGTCTGTTTCGCAGGATACACTGAAATATCGTTCACTTGTCGAAAAACACGCCAAAAAAGAACACATTGAGGACTATCTCAATGTGTTGTTGGCGATCATCGAAGTTGAAAGTGGCGGTAAACTGCCAGATGTTATGCAGTCTTCCGAGTCAAAAGGTTTACCACCTAATACGATCGATAATCCAGAAGAATCGATCCAACAAGGAGTAACTTATTTTGCAGAGCTTGTTCATTCAGCCAAAAGTTTAGCAGTAGACGATCAAAGTGTAATTCAAGCTTACAACTACGGGGGTAGCTTTTTAAGTTATGTCGCTCAACACGGGAAAAACTATTCTTTTGAGCTAGCCGAAAGCTTTTCAAAGAAACAAGCCAACGGAGAAAAAGCCGCTTATACTCATCCGCTTGCGGTCAATAAAAACGGCGGCTGGCGCTACAATTACGGCAATATGTTTTACGTTGAATTGGTAACTCAATATTTGACCA is a window of Carnobacterium mobile DSM 4848 DNA encoding:
- a CDS encoding ATP-binding protein, whose translation is MNYPIKYIENNLVFNHEGECFAYYELLPYNYSFLTPEQKVQVHTNFRQLIAQNREGKIHALQISTERSIQAIQEKSKQAVTGRLKDVAFQRIDEQTEALVSMIGDNQLDYRFFIGFKLLVNEQEVNLKNLRKSAKNTLTAFFREVNHKLMNDFVVMPQDEIRRFTKMADLLQSKIERRFQIRPLDKNDFGYLIEHVYGKTSTAFEDYAYPLPLKKQKETTLVKRYDLIKPTRSLIEENQRYLKIQNEEDTLYVAYFTIDSIVGELDFPSNEIFYYQQQQFDFPIDTSMNIEIVANKKALSTIRNKKKELKDLDDHAWENNNETGNNVLEALEDVTELETTLDQNKEAMYKLSYVIRISADSYDELKRRCNEVKDFYDDWSIKLVRPFGDMMGLHKEFLPASKRYMNDYIQYVTSDFIAGLGFGASQLLGETDGIYIGYNLETGQNVYLKPSLASQGVKGSVTNALASAFLGSLGGGKSFSNNLLVYYAVLFGAQAVIVDPKAERGLWKETLPEIAHEINIVNLTSEEKNQGLLDPYVLMKRKKDAESLAIDILTFLTGISSRDGEKFPLLRKAIRSVTQKEIRGLWLVIDVLREDENPLASSIADHIESFTDYDFAHLLFSDGSTENSISLDKQLNILQVADLVLPNSQTNFSDYTTIELLSVAMLIVISTFALDFIHTDRQTFKIVDLDEAWSFLQVAQGKSLSNRLVRAGRSMNAGVYFVTQNADDLIDEKLKNNIGLKFAFRSTDIQEIKKTLEFFGVDKEDEDNQKRLRELENGQCLMQDLYGRVGRIQVHPVFEDLFHAFDTRPPLHQTK
- a CDS encoding bifunctional lytic transglycosylase/C40 family peptidase, with translation MKWKRNLIIGSVAFLSFFSLLLFVAIFMSDDSSSSSSAGMDLEGNSLSVSQDTLKYRSLVEKHAKKEHIEDYLNVLLAIIEVESGGKLPDVMQSSESKGLPPNTIDNPEESIQQGVTYFAELVHSAKSLAVDDQSVIQAYNYGGSFLSYVAQHGKNYSFELAESFSKKQANGEKAAYTHPLAVNKNGGWRYNYGNMFYVELVTQYLTTTSEKFNDKTVQIIMDEALKYEGYPYVFGGYNPTTSFDCSGLTQWVFQKAGISLPRVAQDQYDVMEHLPLSEAEPGDLVFFHSTYDAGTYVTHVGIYVGNNRMYQAGDPIGYADLTSDYWQAHLIGAGRIKE
- a CDS encoding conjugal transfer protein codes for the protein MKKLKSYTSIWSVEKVIYAINDFKLPFPITFSQMAWFVCSLFTVMLLGDLPPLSFIDGALLKYVGIPVSLTWFMSQKTFDGKKPYRFIQTTITYFVRPKVTYAGKTVKFQKEWMNQDTTIVRSELIELPD
- a CDS encoding CD3337/EF1877 family mobilome membrane protein gives rise to the protein MKTKTKKVLLIMLLMGLTVFLLLVLTATLVQAAGLVDDTIDTQNLYSHYPLSHYQLDFYVDSSWDWLPWNWTDGIGNQVQYGLYAISNFIWTISLYLSNATGYLIQQAYTLDFISDTANQIGENMQILAGVSSSGFSQSGFYVGFLLLFILIIGVYVGYVGLIKRETSKAIQAVTNFVVVFLLSAGFIAYAPSYIQKLNDFSADISQASLDLGSKIILPHSDSQGKDSVDLIRNTLFSVQVEQPWLLLQFDQSSKEEIGESRVEALVSIDPNTNKGKDREEAVKEEIEEHDNQNLTLTKTTTRLGTVFFLFLFNIGISIFIFLLTGIMIFSQVLFILYAMFLPVSFLLSMLPTFTSMGKSALMKLFNTIMLRAGITLIITAAFSLSTMLYSLTAGYPFFLIAFLQIVTFAGIYLKLGDIMSFFNLQTSDSQQVSRSVFRRPRQMAHHGARRLQRTVSQTLIGGTAGWVAGSTRKRQKQRALTDTPADQTPAKKAVASPTQSQPVSRSYRTGQSIGKVMDTKNRVRQTMANNKQQVQELPKPLQTKRLQSVSDLKQGITDEQTQTSAKKKKSLPVSSSQVKKGVRVDKKEATSPTKAHQRPTTIGKKEKLQKEKPRDLKQTREAVTAQKRQQGSHSELSVIKSHSTVPKQWVPSKKNIPVESQRKETKPTRSYKVKKEFRLSKGQPFRKRSTVRLKRLPRKKGEIK